The genomic region CTATCATTTGAAAGATAAAGGGAGACTACTGGCAGAACAGGTTTCCTGGGGATTTGGGGGAAGGAGAGGCAAGATTAAGGTCAAGGATGAGTGTTTCTTAGCATTCCGTGGAAATGTCTTTGACGCTCTTGGATATGCAAATTTGGAATCtgtggttgagatgtggtctgcAAATAAAAGTTGAGGATTTCCATCTGCAGGCATGAGGCATGAATGAAGCATTCAGAGCTGCCGGTAACActgggtgtgggggtgtgggggtgggaaGCCAGTGGAGATGGATAAGAGGGTGAGATGAGGTTTCTCCAATGTGAAGGGGCCACATGAAGACAAGCCAAGactggcacctgtaatcctagccacttgagagGTTGAGGTTGGGAGGATCGCTATTTGAGGtgagcccaggaaaaaaaatcacaagactctatctgcaaaataactaaaagcaaaaagggctggggcataactcaaatggtagaacacacCTGGCgccagtggtgcatgcctgtaatcctagctacttaggaggcagtgatctggaggatcaaggttcaaagccagcccaggcaaatagttcatgagaccctatcttgaaaaaacccatcacaaagaaaaagggctggtgtacagaccctgagttcaaatcccagtactgccaaaaaaaaagtggtagaacaattgccttgcaaacatgagatcctgagttcaaaaccctagtatgGCCATAcccaaaaaaacaacacaaaaaacaaaaaaaaccaccatgAGGGTTCCACTTCACATCCACTAGGATGACTAGTAATGAAATTGTTAGGTAATAACAAATATGGCAAGGGTATGGAGAAATCGGATCCCCTGTAacattgctggtgggagtgtaaaatgGTATGGCcctgtggaaaacagtgtggccattcctcaaaaaatcaaacagaattaACATAGGCTCTAGCAATTCCATTTCCAGGTATATGTCCATCAGAATTTAAAACCtatgtctacacaaaaacttgtacattaATGTTCATAATATCTCCAAAGTGGAAGCACCCAAAATGTACACCAGCCAATAGATGGATAGACAAAATGTGACATACGCATACTATGGAATATTACTTGGCAACAAAAAGGGATGTATCAGTTACAAACAGCAACATgaataaatcttgaaaatatcATGCTAAGTAAGGGTCATAAAAGAGTACATAGTGCATGATTCCCTTCACAAGAAATGTCTAGAATAGGTAAATCTATAGAAGACAGCCGATATGTAGTGCCTCGATCTTGAGGGGATAGCAAGATGAGGAACAAGGAGTGACTGCTTTTGGGGAGTGATGAGAATGTTATAAAATTAGATTATAGTAATGGCTGCACAATTCTATATTGGAAGGGCTGATGTTTATGGGAGAGAAATTAGAGACAAATCCAGACAGCTCTCTCAAGAAGTTTTGTAATTAATAGAGAAATAGGACATAGCTCAAGAGAGAATATTAAAAACGGGAGAATAAACtggagtgtggtggcacatgcctgtgattccagcacttggtaggctgaggaaggaggatcacaagtttgaggctagcctgggcaacatagagacctatctccaaaaagaggtggtggtggtggtggtggtggtggtggtggtggtggtggtggtggtggtgtgtatgtgtgaaagagagagagagagaatgatagatGTTTGTATGGTGATTGTGAAGACCTCAAAAGAAGGGAAGAATTGATAATTGCAGATCAGGTGGGAAAAAACTTCCACAGTGACATCTTTGAGTCCACAAGAAGGCTTGGGGGTCTGGTGTTCCAAAGAGGGGCTGGCATTGGCTGGGAACAGGGTTCAGCCTCTGCATGTGAGAGTGAAGACGCAAGTAAGGGGTAAGATGTGGCCtctgagagtttttttttctggtgacctCTATTTTCTCAGTGAGCTAGGAAGCCTGTGACAGAGGCTctgaaggcaggaagaaaaggaTAATTTAACTTTCTTAGATATTAGAGAAAGCCGAATGTGGTGgcacactcctataatcccaggaggCATAGATAAGAAGACTGCAGTCCCAGACCAGCCAGGCAAAAATCGTAAcactctatctgaaaagcaaacagaaaaggtTGGGGTCATctgtcaagtgatagagtacctgcctagcaagggcaaggccctgagttcaaaccctagtaccaccaaaaaaataaaatgcgcTCAGTGTAGGAGTGGATAGAGGAGGAAAAGCATCAACAGATAGGGTAGCCAGTAAGTATCTGAATGATGTGAgtaatttaatcctcacagcaactGTGACTCATGGATTAATATCCATATATTCCAGAAAAGGGGCCTAGATTCCCCAGAAGGAGGGTATCCTGTCCAGGTTCAAACAACCAACACCCCAAATGGAGTCCAGAGTCCCCAGTTCCCCCATCATGTCCTCAGTGCCTCCCCCCAATTATGTTctccaaaaaaaagcaagaaggcattcagaagaaaataaataatattctttaTTATGTCCTAATCACAGTACGAACAGATTCAATAAGAACAAGGAGAAATCGGGGCCCTTTTACCATCCCACATCCTACACCCTGACCAATAAATACCCCTCCCCAGAAATCCAGAAGTTCCAGCCCCAATATTGTGCAAACTGAAGTCTAGGTCAACCCTCTCACTTCACAGAGCGGGtaaattgaggcccagagagggagtGTATACCCCCTTCCAGGGAGTCTGTGGCACTTGGAGAGCCCCAGGTCTCCTCTTGCCTCTCCTGAAGACTCTGGACAGTGCAGCCACGTAGTGGGGGTCACACTTGGACGCGGTAGCCCCCTGTCCTCCTCCTGCAGAGCCTCCGCACACTCACCCAGTATACGGTCAGCATGACCACCCAGTACCCCAGGTAGGCGCAGGCCCCCACGGCCAGGTGATAAGCCTCAGCTGCCCGGGAAGGGCCACTCCAGTCGGCTCTGGCCTCCTGGGCCACACTGCGGACCAGTCCACCCAGCAGCAGCAAAGCCCAGAGGGCCAGTGGCAGCAGAGGGACATAGTTGGCAGCCAGCTTGCGCCTGCCCGAGGTGCCCCAGCCACTCTGATTCATGGTGACCAGGGCCAGGAACTTGGCGGGCAGGAGGCCACACATGTAGAGGGGCGCGTAGAGGGACAGCAGCACCATGCGCAGGCAGCCCCGCAGCCAGGCTGCAAAGGTGGCCTTGGCCAGCGCCACACCCTGCACGCACAGCAGCACCCAAAGCAGCGCCCACGGGCGCCCAGCGTAGAAGAGCCTCAGCACTGTGACCGCCACGAAGAAGGGGAAGAGGCCCGAGACCACCGCCTCGTAGGTCATCCACGCGTGGTGCCGGTGCCACCAGAGCGCGTTGTACAGCCACTCTCGGAAATAGGACTTGGACCAGCGCGTCTGCTGGCTCAGCCAGCGCAGGAAGGAGGAGGGCGTCTCAGAGTAGCAGCGGGACCGGGAGGTGTACCTGGACAGGTGCGAAAAGGAAAGGGGGACTTCAGAGTAGCTCCCTGGGTTGGGGGGGGATGGGGGTGGCTGGAGGCCTCTGGAGCCAAAAATGACAACTGTGGATAGCCACTGAGAcaagcttttcttattttttctttggtggtaccgaggtttgaattcagggcctacagcttgctaggtaggtgctcttatcacttgagtcatgccccccatcccaaattctttttgctttagttatttttcagataggggctcacgagttttgccctagctggcttggGTGGTCCTCCTCCTGTGTAGATGGGATTTCAGCtgtacaccaccacatctggcttctttgtttgagatgggttctcattaactttttttgcttgagctggccttaaacttgctccTCCAAAACTCTGactccccaagtagctgggatgacattttgagacacagtctggcaactttttgttgtggttgttggcactggaatttgaactccaggccttatgcttgctaggtaggtgctctaccacttaagctacgcCCCTATGCCTGGGGCAAGTCTTTTTAACCTTTCTGGAGGtcagttttctcatatgtaaaaCGGTTCAATAAAGCTTCTGAGAATATTGTTGGGACTGCATGAGGATTAAAGTTCACGTACCAAAGACTGGTCTATATGTGGTACTTGCTCAATAAGTGTTCACTACTACTATTTTTACTGTGACTAATACCATTCCTATTGGCATTACTAATGTCACTACAGTCACTGACACTATTACTAATATATTACGAACACCATTGTGCCTGCTACTGTGAAGAACAAGACAGGCGTGGTTGCTACCTAGGGGAGTCCACGTGTTAGACGTTCTCAAGGGAACAGTTGGGCCATGACAGCCATCATGAATCAGTCTCCACAAGGTTTCCCACCAGACCCACCCAGGCCCAACGGAATCTGGTCACCAGTGAGTGGTCAGTTCATAGGGGATGTCAATTTATTCTCTCCCCAAGGGAATACTTGACAGTGTTCAGTCTCCCTCCCTTGTGTCACTTGTCATCCTCAGTGGCCCACCTGCTTCTGTTCTTGTAATCTGTACTCAGTCCTTTGGTCAAAACCCTCCATTGGTTCCCTCATCCTAGTCCAAGTCCTGCAAGCCTTTCATGAGTGGACTCTGTTAGCTCTCTGCCCTCCCTCTGGACACCTTCTCCTTAACATTCAGTCCTCACCCTGGCTCACTGCTCCAGCCATACATTTGTCAGCCTCCATCCTGTCCTATGCCAGGCACTCCATCTAACAGCTCACCCCCCTCCCCAGACATTCCCCCTTGTCCACAGTAGGTATCATTAACTCACTGCATGATCTactgatttatttattgtctGTGTCCTCAGTCAGTGTAAGCATGTATTTGTGCCCCTTTTGTCTACTGCTGTCTCCCTAGAGCTCAAAACATTTtatgtacttaatttttttttttttagcagtactaggcaTTGAactcagcctctagagtgctgggcaagtgctctataccacttgagctatgcccagtccttttgcttttagtttgtctttcagatggggtctggagattttgccccagtctggcctgggaccaagattctcctatcttcacctcctgagtagatgggactacaggcatgaaccaccatgcctgactttatttgttgagtgaatgaattaatCTGACAATTTGCCAGTGGTCCCCTGCTGTACCCCACATCTTCTCTGGGTCTTTCACTAGGTGTAGCTTCAAGGTAATCATGCTCTTCCAAACTTCTCTTGACCTAGTTCATCCCTACCCCACACCCCCAACTCACTGACCAAATTCTCTTCTCCTGAAGCATTGACTGGAGTTTAggccctcctctcctccctcactAGCCTCTTTTCTTGCTGCCTCTCTCAGTAGTTATATCCCACCCCTTCCAACCTCACCTCAGTCCCCTAGAGTGACAGGTGCTACCTTGGTTTCCATGGTAGAACCTACTCTCTCCTTCCCAAGTGGAATCCCCCATCCTTGCCTTGCCTCTCTTGGTACAGTCCACTGGGTTGAGTAGTTCAACGCAAGCCTCCCCCACTTCTTATGGTATCTTCCACTCTCCACTAGTATCTCATATGGTTTAATGCAAATGTCACCCCTGCTCCTTATAGTATTTTCCATTCTCTACCAATAGCTCTCATCTTAAAAGCCACTGATTCAATGCAAATGCACCCTCTGTCCCTTATGGTTCTTCTTCTCCCTGCCTCTTTATTGGAAAAGTTACTTTGGGTTTAGAGAATCTCAGCATGCacgcgtgtgcacacacacaaacacacacacaaccacctGGTCACTTAAGCTTACTTGGTAGCATAGCCCATGCTGAGCATGCGGTTGGTGAGGTGTCGGTCATCCCCAAAAGTGCAGTGAGTGCCCAGGAACTTCTGGTTGTACCAGGCCTCCAGGAACTGTTGCAGGAGATTGTTCCTGTACAGGCCTGCATAGGGTAGAGGATGCCTGAGCATCAGCCTCTGCTGTCACCAAGGCCATCTCCAGCCTGTCTCCAGTTCCAAACCCATCCTTCCTCACCTGCATTCCAAGGACAGCCCCGTCTCCCCCCATCCCATGCTCCACCCCATGCCCCTTCCAACTTGCTAGTCACTGGACCATACCCACTTGAGTGTAAACCCACCCACCACAATCCCTAAAAACACATCTGCAACCTGAAGCCAGGCCCCAACCTTATCCTTGACTCCAGCCTTATCCCATCCCCTTCCCCAAACCCTTCTCCAGCCCAACCCCAATCTCCATTCATATCCCTTTATCAACCTTGCTCTCCACACCAAACTCAGACCCAGCCAAACACCATTGCTAACACCAACCCCAACCTTATCTCATCCACATTTGCTACCCCAGCACTCTCTTTGTGTCCAGCCTCAACCACATTCTCAGTCTCTGTggttccccttctccctctccacccaTCCACAGCCCCCACCCCCGAGCCCTACTCACCGAGGGGACCACTGATGCAGGACACACAGTGGAAGTAGCTCTGACAAGCTCGCTCCACATTGAAGGCCACCCAGTACCGCAGGCTGCTTAGGAAGCTGACCCAGGAGTCCAGAGGGTTGAGGATCCGTACATCCCCTCCAACAGCGCCAACCCGTGGGTCTTCATCCAGGACCCGCACCAGCTCCAGCAGGGCCATGGGGTCCAGCCTTGTGTCTGAGTCACAGACCTAAGATGAGGATGGGGCCAGAATGAGAACAGACCTCTACTCAGGACTGGTGCTTGGAGGGAGAGCACCAAAGAATGAGGGAAGAGCAACTAGGACACTCTGCAAACAATCTAATTTGAATTGTTCAGTTATCTTTAGTGTCTAAGCACATCtgaaaatgaactcaaagacTCATGTCCTTGTACAATGCCTTCTTCTGGTGTGTGGGTGAGACATGTAAACTTGCTTCTAACCAAAAGAATATGGTAAAAAGTGATGGGATATAGTGCATATGATTATTATATGGAAATGGTAAGTGGGTTTTACAATGTAATTAAGGTCCCTAATTTGTTGACTGTGAGTCAAAGGAATACTATCCTGAGTGGGTCTGACTTAACCAGGTGAAGACTTTAAAAGAGGATCTAGAAGTCccattttgagacagtcttgctacttagcccaggctgggcttgtactcattatgtagaccaggctggccttgaacttgcaatcctcctgcctcagcttccagagtactAGGAGTACAAgtgttcaccaccatgcctggctgtaaaTACTGTCTTGCTGGCTTTTGAGCTACCAGGAGTTCTATGGctgcaagaaaatgaattcaGCCACAAACAAATGAACTTGGAAGAGGCTTGAGCCTTGGATGAGCCCCATCTCCAGCTGATCCCTCAATTGCAGCATGGTGGGCAATACCCACTTAATTTGCCAAGATCCTGATTCAGAGAAACTATGAGATAATAAGTTACAATAACAACTAAGTGTGAAGTGTTTTGTTTTAGCTGCCAAATTtataatttgttatgcagcaatagaaaTCTAATGTAATATATTAGTGAATAAGTCTCTACACTGAATGGATGAATGCATGACTAAATAAACAGATTAAAATCTATATTGAGCAGACAGACAGCTGAATGAGCAACAAGATCTCaacactgagagagagagggagggaggtgacAGAGCTCtatatttgatgaataaataaatgagccaATGGTTTCCATattggatggatagatgggtgcaTGCattcatgaatgaatgagtgaaggaaAGAATTTCTTCACTGGATGAataagaaagattaattttatattGGATGGATGGCTAAGTACATGAATGTCTCTATCAAATAAATAAttagatgaatgagtgaatggatgaatgaataaaataaagaaatttgccTGGAATGGATGcatgaaggaagaaggaaatgaaggaatgttttgtttttggtgctaaCAGGAGGTTGAACCCAGTACCCTATGTTTACTAGgaaggccctctaccacttgagccatgctaccagtccttttttgctttagttatttttcaagtagggtctggtggtggcctggaccatgatcctcttagttatgccttccttgtagctgggatcacagatgtgcaccGGCATGTCCAGTAATCATGCATATAATCATagtgttttgttgagatagggtcttgctaacttttcgcTGGGGCTGGCCTACAGCccaatctgtctcctgagtagctatggaATTGTAGGCATGAACCATACCCCTCCTTGCTCAAAGAAATGACTTCTTACATTGAGCAAGTAAATAAAGGCATGCTGCAcgtatgaatgaatgagtgacggttgaatgaatgaatgaaccgctcctttgaatgaatgagtgaataaatgagcaaacgaTGAAtgggtgaatgagtgagtgagtggatgagtgaatgaatgcctCCCTTGACTGGATGAATGAGGGAATGAATGAATCGCTCCTTTGAGTggttgaatgaataaaggaaggaagtgattcaTTGGATACTCTACATTGAACAAAAGACCCCATGGGAGGGGGGGGGGTGTTAGGTCACAGGTGGGGCGACGGCATCTTCCACTCACCTGTACATAGTCCACCGAGTCGCCCAGGGCCTTGAAGGCGGTGTACATGACCTCGCGCTTGCCGCCCCAGCGCTGCGCCACGCACACGCACCTGCGCGTCCTCACCAGCGCCTCCACCGCTAGCCTCCCGGGATCTTCGGCCTCCACCTCCCGGTAGGCGCCGGTGCCCACGCCCCCCGCAGCCGCAGGCTCCCAGGGCTGGTGGTAGTTGCCATCCCACACGTAGGTGGCGGGGTCCTCGTCAGCAAAGACCTCTCGGAACATGTCCACCATGTACAGATCCTCGGCACGGCTGCCGTCCACCACCATGAGGATGCGCAGCCGCGCGCGCGGGTACAGCAGGGCGCGCGCGGATGTCAGGCACTGGCGCAGGTACGCGGGGTCCTCCTGGTACGCAGAGATGGTCAGTGCCACGCTGCGGGCAGTGGCCTCCTCCAGGGGTCCCCGAGCCGCGGCCCGCCGCGCCCCAGCTGCCACCCGCCGGTGCTCCAGGTACGCGAAGAGGCTCTGCGCCACCAGGTGTGCGGAGAGGAAGGCGCCATAGAGGCCAAAGGCCAAGAGGCCATAGCGATCGGAGGCCAGCGGCACGCCGGCAGCATAGGCCCAGGTCATGAGTCCCAAGATAAGCAGGGCGAAGGCGATGGTCAACACCCGCCGGGCCAGGTCCGAGCAGCGGCGTGCTGCTGGAGTGGGCTTGGACACCTCCTGCAGGGAGCCaagaggggaaaaggaaatgtGTGAGGCAGGGCCTTCTCTGAGAAGACCTCCacgttttttccctcctcccaaACTGGATGATGACATTCTCTTTTTGTAAAGATCCTCTGAGcattacaaaattattttcactaaTGAAAATAATTGTAATTGTGGCAAGGAATTATAACTCGGGTCTACTGCTTGATTTTATCTGATTTCCCGCCCCAACCCACACACAGTGCCTTTTTTTAGGCTTGCTCAAACTCGCTATGTAGCacaaactggcctcaaattggTGATAAcccctgtctcagtctcccaatttTATCCTttctaataaaagttatttttcagatttttagcATTTTGTCACTCCATGAggattatacacaatggagtgtggCAGAGCTCCCCTCTCTTTCTTACTGGCACATAAAATCAAGTTCATCTCACAGCCAAACCAGTCTTTGTCTCAAGGCAGTAATTAACATGTACtgaaagaataatacaaagtGGTTTGTACCAGGTACTGCTCTAGCTTTTTATAGGAACTCACTTACTTTCcaatcctcacaacagcc from Castor canadensis chromosome 16, mCasCan1.hap1v2, whole genome shotgun sequence harbors:
- the Has1 gene encoding hyaluronan synthase 1, producing the protein MRQEVSKPTPAARRCSDLARRVLTIAFALLILGLMTWAYAAGVPLASDRYGLLAFGLYGAFLSAHLVAQSLFAYLEHRRVAAGARRAAARGPLEEATARSVALTISAYQEDPAYLRQCLTSARALLYPRARLRILMVVDGSRAEDLYMVDMFREVFADEDPATYVWDGNYHQPWEPAAAGGVGTGAYREVEAEDPGRLAVEALVRTRRCVCVAQRWGGKREVMYTAFKALGDSVDYVQVCDSDTRLDPMALLELVRVLDEDPRVGAVGGDVRILNPLDSWVSFLSSLRYWVAFNVERACQSYFHCVSCISGPLGLYRNNLLQQFLEAWYNQKFLGTHCTFGDDRHLTNRMLSMGYATKYTSRSRCYSETPSSFLRWLSQQTRWSKSYFREWLYNALWWHRHHAWMTYEAVVSGLFPFFVAVTVLRLFYAGRPWALLWVLLCVQGVALAKATFAAWLRGCLRMVLLSLYAPLYMCGLLPAKFLALVTMNQSGWGTSGRRKLAANYVPLLPLALWALLLLGGLVRSVAQEARADWSGPSRAAEAYHLAVGACAYLGYWVVMLTVYWVSVRRLCRRRTGGYRVQV